From the genome of Polynucleobacter sp. AM-7D1:
TGAAGTGATTGCAGATGCGCTTGGTGAGAAATTAGATGATGTAGCTGTGTATGCTCGCGAAGGCCATACCGGCGAGCGCAAAGCTGGCTCAATTGGTTTTGCCACTATTCGTGGTGGAGATATTGTGGGTGATCACACTGTCTTATTTGCAGGCGAGGGTGAGCGCATTGAGATTAGCCATAAGTCTTCTAGCCGCCAATCTTATGCGCAAGGATCATTGCGTGCCGCACGTTTCTTGCAGGCTCAGAATTCCGGCTTGTATGACATGCAAGATGTTCTTGGCCTGCGTAAGTAAAAAACAAGTAAGTTGAGTAAATCAGAATAGAAGAAAAGAGTTGTATTGAATGAGCAAGGATTACGATCACCGCAGAATTGAAGCTGCAGCACGCGCTGATTGGGAAAGCGCGCAAGCTTACAAGGTAGCTGAGAACGCAGTTGATGCTTCTGGCAAGCCAAGACCAAAATACTACGCTTGCTCCATGCTGCCTTACCCATCCGGTAAGTTGCATATGGGTCACGTTCGCAACTACACCATCAACGATGTGATGGCGCGACAACTGCGCATGCAGGGCTATAACGTACTCATGCCAATGGGCTGGGATGCGTTTGGTATGCCCGCTGAAAATGCAGCGATTCAGAATAAAGTGCCGCCAGCTAAATGGACATACGACAACATTGCTTACATGAAAAAGCAAATGGCAGCGATGGGTCTTGCGATTGATTGGTCGCGTGAAGTGGCTACTTGTAGTCCTGACTACTATCGTTGGAACCAATGGCTCTTTTTGAAGATGCTTGAAAAAGGTATTGCCTACCGCAAAACCCAAGTCGTGAATTGGGATCCCATCGATCAAACCGTATTGGCAAATGAGCAGGTGATTGATGGACGCGGCTGGCGCTCCGGCGCTTTGGTGGAAAAGCGCGAAATCCCGGGCTACTACTTCAATATCACTGCTTATGCAGAACAATTGCTTTCTGGTCTAGATAATTTAGGTTGGCCTGAGCGCGTCAAGACGATGCAGCAAAATTGGATTGGAAAAAGCCGCGGTGTCCGTTTTGCTTTTAAGCATGAGATTGCTGATGCAAACGGTAATTTTGTTCAAGATGGTCAGCTACATGTCTTTACAACCCGTGCTGACACCATCATGGGTGTTACTTTCTGCGCCGTTGCTGCGGAGCATCCATTAGCAACATTGGCGGCAACCAATAATCCTGAGTTATCTGCATTTATTGAGAAATGCAAAACCGGTAGCGTAATTGAAGCTGATCTTGCTACTCAAGAAAAAGAAGGTATGTTCACGGGTCTATATGTGACGCATCCGCTGACTAATGAGCCAGTACCGGTTTGGGTTGGTAACTACGTACTGATGTCCTATGGTGATGGCGCTGTCATGGGTGTGCCTGCGCATGATGAACGCGACTTTGCATTTGCCCTCAAATATGACTTACCTATTAAGCAAGTGATTGCTTTGCGCACTCCATCGGATATGTTCAACACTAGCCACTGGCAAGATTGGTATGCGCAGAAGGATGATGTCGTTTGTCTCAATAGTGGCAAATACGATGGCTTATCGCACGAAGAGGCAGTTGAGGCAGTGGCAAAAGATTTAGAGCAAATGGGTATTGGTGAAATCAAAACCACTTACCGTTTGCGCGATTGGGGTATCTCACGCCAGCGTTATTGGGGTACACCAATTCCGATTATTCATTGTGGCGATGAGAGTAATCCTGGTTGCGGTGCTGTGCCAGTGCCCGAGGCAGATTTACCAGTAGTGTTGCCCGAAGATTGCGTGCCAGATGGGAGTGGTAATCCGCTCAATAAGCGTGCCGACTTCCTGAATGTGAAATGTCCAAAATGTGGCAAGCCTGCACGTCGTGAGACTGACACTATGGACACCTTCGTGGATTCTTCTTGGTACTTCATGCGTTACACCGGCCCAGATGCGAATACCATGGTCGATGAGCGTAACGAATACTGGATTCCAATGGATCAGTACATTGGTGGTATTGAGCATGCGATTTTGCATTTGCTCTATGCACGCTTCTGGACTAAGGTCATGCGTGATCTCAATCTCATTACTTTTGATGAGCCGTTTCAGAATTTGTTGACGCAAGGTATGGTGCTCAATGAGACTTATTACTCTGAAGAAGCATCCGGTAAAAAGACTTGGTTAAATCCTTTGGATGTAGAGCTCGAGTTGGATGAAAAAGGCCGCCCTCAAAGCGCAAAATTGAAGGGTGATGCTTCTAGTGCCCCCGTCATTATTGGTGGCGTTGAGAAGATGTCTAAGAGTAAGAATAACGGCGTTGATCCTCAAGCTTTGATTGATCAATATGGCGCGGATACTGCGCGTTTATTTGTGATGTTTGCTGCCCCTCCTGAGCAACAGCTGGAGTGGTCTAGTGCCGGTGTAGAGGGTGCCTCACGCTTCTTGCGCCGTGTTTGGATGTATGCCAGCAGTCAGGCTGATGCAATCCGCGCTGCCTCTGAAGTATTGCCAAGTGATTTAAATAATGCTGAAAAAGAATTGCGTCGTGAAGTGCACACCATTCTGAAGCAGGCTAACTTTGATTATCAGCGTCGTCAATACAACACAGTAGTTTCTGCAGCAATGAAGATGCTGAACGTCTTAGAGCCTGTGAAATTAGGCGACAAGACTACAGTGAGGCCCGCCGTACTGCGTGAGTGTTTAAGTATTTTGATCCGAGTGCTGTATCCAGTGGTTCCGCACTTGACGCATGCTCTCTGGAATGAAATTGCTTGCGATCAATCTTTTGGCAGTCTATTGGATGCACCATGGCCTGCAGTAGATGAAGCTGCGCTGATAAAAACTGAGCTGACCATCATGTTGCAAATCAATGGCAAGTTGCGTGGCGATATTCGTGTGCCTGCGGATGCCACTAAAGAGCAAATTGAGGCTTTGGCATTACAAAGTGAGCCTGCTATGAAAGCATTAAACGGCGCAGCTCCTAAAAAGGTGATTGTGGTACCAGGTCGCTTAATCAATATTGTTGCCTAGATACTTGCAAATTACTTTGAATAGAAACTAAACACATGCGCGTAAATCAACTTCGACGTACTCTGCTTGGGTTTCTCGCTCTAGCCCCAGTCAGCGGGCTGATCGCCTGTGGCTACCGCTTACGTGGCATGGTGGATTTGCCCTACAAAGTCATCGCGATTACTGGTAGCCCATCACCCCCTCTGAGAACGGATCTACAGACAGCTATCTTGACTGGTACTGATGCAAAGGTGGCCATCAACCCTAAAGATGCTGACCTTACTTTAGAAATCACGAGCGATCTGAATGGTCGTGAGATCTTGGCTTATAACTCGAATGGTCAAGTTTCTGCCTATCGCTTAAATATACGTGTTGGGTTTAGGGCTTATGACAATACTGGGGCAGATGTCGTACCCGAAGCAGAAATTTATATGACTCGTGATATGGACTTCTCGGTATCGACTGTTTTGGCAACCGATGTCCAAATGCAACAATTTCTGTCTTTGATGCGTCGAGATCTTGCTGTGCAAATTCTGCGTCGTGTTGCTGCAACTGCCCGAGCTCCACGGCCTAAAAGTTTTTAAAGAATGACGATCCAATCGCATGGTTAAGAGCGATGCCCTACAGGTTCACTTGAAGTCTCTGAATTCAGTCGCTTCATTAAAGCCCCTGTACATATTTAGTGGTGATGAGCCTCTCCTCATGATGGAGGCGATGGATCAATTACGTGCCACTGCGAAAAAAATGGGTTACACCGACCGTGAAGTTTTATTGCAAGAGCGCGGGTTTGATTGGACCGCCTTATTAAGTGCGGGCCAAACTATGTCTTTGTTCGGAGATAAGCGCTGGGTTGAGTTACGTATACCAATAGGTAAGCCTGGCCGCGATGGTGCGGACGCACTCAAGCAGTTCTCCGCTCAAATCGAGTCTCAGCCAGTTGGACCCGAGGGGCCGGATACGATTTTTTGCATCATCCTGCCTAAATTGGATGGCAAGACTAAAACTTCTGCTTGGTTTACTGCTTTGGATGAAGCAGGTATGGCGATTCAGTTGGATTCCTTGGATCGCAGTCAATTGCCGCAATGGATTGCGGGACGACTCAAGAAGCAGGGTCAAGAAGTGCAGTCAGGTCCAGATGGGCAGCGTGCCTTGGCTTTCATTGCTGAGCAGGTAGAGGGAAATCTTATTGCCGCTCATCAAGAAATTCAGAAGCTGGGTTTATTGCATCCTGCTGGCGTACTTACCGAGGAACAAATTCGGTCAGCAATCCTGAAGGTGGCTCGCTATAACGTTTTTGAACTAACTGAAGCGATGTTGGCTGGTGATCTGCCTCGCCTCAATCGCATGCTAGACGGCCTCAAAGGCGAGGGTGAGCCTTTGGTTTTAATTCTGTGGAGCGTAACTGAAGAGCTTCGGATACTATCGAAACTAAAGGCAGCAAGCGATGCTGGAGAGTCTGTGCAGAACTTAATGCGCACTAACCGCATTTGGGGCAATAAAGAGCGTTTATATCCGATGGCCTTAAAACGGGTGCAGCCTTTAAAGTTGCGCAGAGCAATGCAGCTAGCTGCAGGTTTAGATCGTCAGGCTAAGGGATTGCATGCGGCGGAATTGCCAGCAGATCCTTGGGATGGCTTGCGTTTAGTAGGCAATTTATTGCGCTAGATACATCAATATTAATTTTGACATACTAAATATATGAGTAATTCAACAAATACCATTCAGCAAATGATGCAAGATATTGGCCGACGTGCTCGTCACGCATCACGCTCAATGGCGCGGGCATCTAGCGAACAGAAAAATAAAGCCTTATTGCATATCGCCAAGTTGGTTCGTGAGCGTTCTGAAGAAATTTTGCGAGTAAATGGGCTTGATGTTGCTCGCTCAAAAACTAACGGTCAAGATGCCGCCTTTATTGACCGTCTCACTATGACTCCCAAGACGATTGAGTCTATGGCCTTGGGTTTAGAGCAAATTGTTTCTTTGGAAGATCCGATTGGCAAAATAACGCCATTGCAAAAACAGGCCTCTGGTATTGAACTCGGTCAGATGCGTGTTCCGCTCGGTGTGATTGGTATTATTTATGAGTCTCGTCCAAATGTGACAATTGATGCCGCAGCTCTTTGCTTAAAGTCAGGTAATGCGGTGATTTTGCGTGGTGGCTCAGAGGCGATTGACTCAAATGCCTTATTGGCGCAATTGATTCAAGAAGGCTTAGATGCGGCTAATTTGCCAATGGATGCAGTTCAGGTTGTGACCACTACAGATCGTGCCGCTGTCGGTGAAATGATCACCATGACTGAATATATTGATGTGATAGTGCCACGCGGTGGCAAGAGTTTGATCGCCCGCCTCATGGCAGAGGCACGTGTGCCGATGATTAAGCATTTGGATGGAATTTGTCATACCTATATTGATGCTGGCGCAGATATCGCGATGGCGATTAAGGTTTGCGATAACGCCAAGACCCAGCGCTATGCCCCTTGCAATGCGATGGAAACACTCCTGGTCAACAAAACCATTGCACCTCAAGTCTTGCCAGCGCTTTGTAAGATCTACCAAGAGAAGGGTGTGGAATTACGTGTTGATGACCAAACCCGAAATACTCTTGAGGCGGCGGGTTTTAAAGACTTAGTCAATGCCACTGAAGAGGATTGGCAAACAGAATATTTAGCGCCAATTTTGTCGATTAAGACGGTTGCGGATATGGATGAGGCAATGGGTCATATTGAGCAATATGGCAGTAAGCATACTGATGCCATCATTACTAACAATCAAGCGCAAGCGAATCGCTTTTTGCGTGAGGTTGATAGTGCCAGCGTGATGGTCAATGCCAGCACGCGTTTTGCCGATGGTTTTGAATATGGTCTGGGCGCAGAGATCGGTATTTCTAACGATAAATTACATGCTCGTGGCCCTGTAGGTTTAGATGGTTTGACTTCCCTCAAATACATCGTCATGGGTCATGGCGAAATTCGTACTTAAATGCGTACTTAATCAATCCCGATTCAAGAACGATAAAAAATACCTAACGGAGACTATTCAACATGGGTAACGCATATTTATGGACTAAGACACTTCACATTGTCTTGATTGCCTCTTGGTTCGCAGGCTTGTTTTATCTCCCACGTATTTTTGTGAACCTGGCGGATGAGAAAAATCCTGAAGTCTATGCACGTCTTCTCGGTATGGCTGATCGCCTCTTTCGCTTTATGACCATTTTGGCAGTACCTGCAGTCTTGTTGGGCCTGACACTTTGGCTGCATTTTAAGATTGGTGCCGGTGAGGTTTGGATGCATGCCAAATTTTTCTTTGTCATCTTGGTTATTGGTTATCACCATGCTTGTTGGGGCTTGCTCAAAAAGTTCCGTAATGGTGTTAATGCCCGCTCTGGAGTTTGGTATCGCTGGTTTAATGAAGTGCCTGTGATCCTTTTATTGATCGTGACAGCCTTAGTCGTGATCAAGCCTTAATGCTGACACCTAAGTAATTGTTTAATTGTTTTGATGATTTTTTACTTCACCTTTTTAGATTGCTAGCTCCATGAGATTTTTTGTTGTTTGTCCAGGTGGACTGGAAGTGCCTCTTGCACAAGAGCTAGCAAGTATTGCGCAGCGCCCTGACTGCAAGGCTCTGGGCGCTTGGGTGATTGATCCAACACCAACTAGCCCTACAGGTGGTATAGGCTTGGCAGCCCCTATCTCTGCAACGATGGCATTGAACTTGCATTCACGAATTGCAAGTCGCGTACTGTTGCAGATGGCGGAATCGCCATACCGCCAGGAGGAGGATTTGTATAAGCTGGCCAGTGGTTTGGCTTGGGAGGAATGGTTTTCTTCTAAGCAAACCCTTCGAGTAGATGTGACTGCTCATCGCTCCCCACTTAAGAGTCTGAATTTTGCAACCTTGAAAATTAAGGATGCGATTGTCGATCGCCTGCGTGATGTCACTGGTGATCGCCCAAGCATTGATACCGCGTTTCCGGATGTGCGTGTGCAGGCCCATCTAACGGCCACTCATGCCACGATCTATTTGGATACTTCTGGCGAGGCCTTATTTAAACGTGGCTGGCGTGATGAAAAAGGTGATGCCCCTTTAAAAGAAAATCTTGCAGCAGGCATTCTGTCAATTACTGGCTGGAAACCCTCCCAAACTTTATTTGATCCGATGTGCGGTAGCGGTACCTTTTTGATTGAGGCTGCACAAATGGCTTTAGCTATTCCGCCAGGAGCCATTCGAGCGGGAATGTATGGCGATGATGCAAAGCCAAGTCGCTTGGCTTATCGTCCATTAGTGACTTCAGCTCATGGCTTTGGGTTTCAAAGACTCAAGCCTTTTAACGAGGCTGCTGAGCAAAAACGATGGGGCTCTCTGAAAGACACCGCACATGCTGAAATGATGGAAAAGCGTAAGCAGTTCCCAGATTCAGAATCTTTAGGCATTAGCGGTGGCGATATTAATGAGCGTCTGGTGGCAATGTTTAAAGGTAATTGGCAGCGTGCGCAGTTACCTGGCTTACCAGTGACTCGCCAGATTGACGCCTTGGCTAGCAAACCACCATCGAATGTTAAAGAGGGTGTCATGCTCTTGAACCCTCCATATGGTGAGCGCTTAGTCATCAAAGGTGGGCGAGGTCAGGATCGTGCTGCAGGCGGTGATATGGAGCCTGACTCCTATGAGCAAGCTGAAGAGCCAGAAGATCGCTACGCCTTTAATTTGGAAACAGGTCGTCAGAGCGCTAAACGTTCGAGCCGCGAGTCTCTCAAAAAGTTGCAAGCTCAGGAAGAGCAAGATCCAAAATTTGTTGAGTTCTTGAGACAATTTGGTCAGTACCTTAAGGATGCTTTTGGTGGTTGGAATGTCTTTGTACTCACAGCAGACATGTCCTTACCAGGGCAGTTGCGTATTAAGGAATCCAAGCGCACTCCTTTATTTAACGGTCCGTTGGAATGCAGGCTGTTTAAGTTTGAGATGCATCAAAAACGCGATGCTGCAGCGGATTTAAAATAAAAAAATATCTACAAGGAAGACAGCGATGGAATTTAAAACATACATGTGTTTAATTTGCGGTTGGGTTTATGACGAAGCTGCTGGCCTACCGGAAGAGGGTATTGCACCAGGCACCCTTTGGAAAGACGTGCCTATGAACTGGACTTGTCCTGAGTGCGGCGCACGTAAAGAAGACTTTGAGATGATGGCGATCTAATCGCCCCGAATTAATCAATTACTAAAAATACTTTAGCGAAAGCAGGACAGCATCTTGGGACAAAACGATATCTTATTTGAGCGTGCGCAAAAGACCATTCCGGGTGGGGTGAACTCGCCAGTACGCGCTTTTCGTCAGGTGGGTGGAACACCCCGTTTTGTTGCTAAGGCTAAAGGCCCTTATTTCTGGGATGCCGAAGGTACGCGCTATATTGATTTGATTATGTCTTGGGGCCCGATGATTGCGGGCCATGCAAATCCAGAGGTAGTTGAGGCTGTGAAGCAAGCTGCAGAAACCAGCTTTAGCTATGGCGCCCCTACCGAAGGTGAAATTGAATTAGCGGAGCGCATCAGCCAGTTGGTTCCTAGTATTGAGCAAGTGCGTATGGTCTCAAGTGGAACTGAAGCAACGATGAGCGCCTTGCGTCTTGCGCGTGGTTATACAGGGCGTGATCTTATTATTAAATTTGAAGGCTGTTATCACGGCCATGCTGATAGCTTGCTGGTTAAGGCAGGCTCCGGCCTCTTGACCTTTGCAGACTCCACTCAAAATGCCCCGTCATCTGGTGGCGTGCCACATGATTTAGTGAAACATACCTTGGTGTTGCCATACAACGATGTGGCAGCAGTAAAGGAAGTATTTGAAAGGCAGGGCAATCAGATTGCAGCAGTCATTATTGAGCCGATTGCCGGCAACATGAATCTGATTAAACCTTCAAAAGAATTTTTATCGACGCTGCGTCAGCTAACTAGCCAGCATGGCAGTGTGTTGATTTACGACGAAGTAATGACAGGCTTCAGGGTTGCTTTAGGTGGCGCTCAATCTCTGCAAGGCATTACTCCTGACCTCACTTGCCTTGGCAAGGTGATGGGCGGCGGCATGCCGATGGCTGCGTTTGGCGGTAAAAAAGAAATCATGTCTAAGCTCGCTCCGCTGGGCAATGTATATCAGGCTGGTACCTTGTCAGGCAACCCAGTGGCCGTAGCAGCAGGCTTAAAAACCTTGGAGATTATTTCTAGAGAAGGTTTCTATGAGTGTTTGACTGGTCAAACCGAAAAGCTCATGGCTGGATTAAAGCTGGCTGCGGATGAAGCGGGCGTACCGTTTTCTGTGGATAGTGTTGGCGGTATGTTCGGCTTTTACTTTGCCAATGAAGTCCCCACTTCTTTTGAAGCGGTGACTAAAACTGATATCGAAGCGTTCAAGAAATTCTTCCACTTAATGCTAGATCAAGGTGTTTACCTTGCACCATCAGCATATGAAGCTGGATTTACCTCTATTACTCATGACAATGCAGTGCTGGAAGAGATCATTGCTGCAGCAAAAACTGCATTTAAGAAGCTGTAAGAGAATTTACTTAGGTGCTAGTGTAGGTAGTCAGAATTACATTCTGAGTGGATGGTTATAACCACCCACTTGGATAATTTCTAAATTCTTATTAGATTTGCCCGATTCTGGAATTTCCATCGCAGTGAGCTTCCCACCCCAGACGCAACCGGTATCTAGTCCGATGACATTCTCGTGTTGCAGCAGTCCTAGAGTGGACCAGTGCCCAAAGTAAATTAGGGAGTCTTGTGTTTTTCTCTTGGGAGACTTGAACCAAGGGATATAACCCTTCGGACCATCCTCAAAACCTTCTTTACTCTCGAATTCCATTGTGCCTGTGGGAGTGCAAAAGCGAATGCGGGTTAGTGCATTAGTAATAACGCGTAAACGTTCATAACCTTTAAGGGAGTTATTCCACTTAGCTGGAGTGTTGCCATACATATTCGCTAAAAAATCTTTATAGGATTTTTTGCGGAGTGCCTTTTCTACTTCTTGTGCGCATTCAATTGTTTGCTGCAGATCCCATTGAGGCAAAACCCCAGCATGAACTGTTAAAACTTTTCCATTACTAAGAGCCATTGGCCGATGGCGTAACCAATGAATTAATTCAGCTTTATCTGGAGCATCTAGGATGGGTTGAACAGTATCGAGTCCCTTGGTTTTGCGAATGCCCGCATCTACGGCTAGCAAATGTAGGTCATGATTTCCCAAAATGCATTCAATACGCCTCTCTTCTTGCAATTGTTTGAGATAACGCAAAGCGCCCAAAGAGTCTGGGCCGCGATTGACGAGGTCTCCCAAAAAAATCATCTTAGATTGAGTGGGGAGTTTTTTGACGAGCGCCTTCAAGGATGGTGCGCACCCTTGAATATCACCGACGGCATAGATCTTGCTCATACCCTATCTTAAAGCGGAACGAACTAAAGCCCGTAATTAAGTTGCCGAATCCTCAGAAGTTACTTTTTTAATAACGCTATAGCGCACCAAGGTCTTTTTGCGTGCTTCATCATGATTAACAACTGGTAGGGGGTAGTCACGACCCAGCAGAATGCCGGCAGCCTCTAGTTCAATATGTCCGGCTTCCCAAGGTGCATGAATGGATTTCTTGGAGAGTTTGTCTAGTTGGGGTAAATAGCGACGGATAAATTTTCCCTCGGGATCAAACTTCTGGGATTGGGTAATCGGATTAAAGATGCGGAAGTAGGGCTGTGCATCACACCCTGAAGAGGATGCCCATTGCCAGCCACCATTATTAGAAGATAGCTCAAAGTCATTGAGGTGTTTTGCAAAATACATTTCACCCCAGCGCCAATCAATCCCCAAGTCTTTAGTAAGAAAGCTGGCAACTACCATGCGTAGGCGGTTATGCATATAGCCACTTTGGTTGAGCTGACACATGGCAGCATCTACTAATGGGTAACCCGTTTTGCCATCACACCAAGCTTTAAATAATTTCTTAGCAGTAGCACCACTTTCCCATTCGATATTGTCGTAGTCTGGCTTGAATGCTGCACCTTCGGCAAGGCGTGGGTGATTGGCCAGAATCATGAAATAAAAATCACGCCAGATCAACTCGCTTAACCAAATCGTCGCACCCATGCTGCCTGCTAGCATGCGACGATGTGCCTCGCGTACTAAGCCCCTAATGGATAGCATGCCAAAGCGCAGATGGGTAGATAGATAGCTCACCCCTTTAATGGCTGGGAAGTCACGACCGATTTGGTATTGATCGATGCGGTGCAGAAAATCCTCTAAGAAACTCTGGCCACCCTCTGATCCTGGTGGAAGGTAGGTCTCAATACCTGTGGGGCTAAAGCCCATAAACTCTAGTGAGGGGAAAGAGGTCTCCAGAGTTTTTGGGATGGCTACGAACTGTCCTTTTTTAGGTGTGCAGTCATAGGCAGCAATATCTTTATCTTGTAGCGTCTTGAGCCAATTATTTTTATAAGGCGTAAAGATGGAGAACACGGTATTGGAGTTGGTAATAATTTCTTTTTTCTCAAAGATGACTTGATCCTTAAAGGTCTCCAATTCAATACCGAGCTTCTCTAATAATCTGGCAACAGAGGCATCACGCGCAATTGCTGATGGTTCGTAGTCATGATTGGTGTAAACGGCATTAACACCCAATGTCTCCGTAATTTTCGGAATGCAGGTAGTGGGCTTGCCAAACTGAACAATGAGACCGCCACCTTGATTGCGTAATTGCTCATCGATTTGCTTCAGACCTTGCCATATAAAGTCCACCCGGCGATCATGTTTGAGACCGCTTGCATCTAGATCTTCAGACTTCAGCGGATCCAGAATATCGGTATCGAAGATAAACGCTAGCCAAACCTGAGCATTATTTTTTAGGGCGTGATGAAGCGCTGCATTGTCATAGAGACGCAGGTCACGACGGAGCCAAACGAGAGCTTTTTGCATAGCCCCTATATTAGGGCTTATTCAAGAGCTTCGCTTGGCTTGCGAGTAATATTCTGCTTATTAATAGACTACTAATTTATGGATACTTTATTTTTCGTTTTTTCAAAATTGGTGCAGTTTTGCATTGAGCCCCTGAACTGGGTAATTGTTTTTGTGGCGCTCAGTCTGCTATTTTTAAGTCTTAGAAAACCCCATCTATGTAAACGATTCTTGCTTTTTGCTTTGGCGGACTTATTGCTGGTTGGGTGGTTGCCAACTTCTGAAGTCTTTTTAAGGACTCTTGAA
Proteins encoded in this window:
- a CDS encoding deoxyribodipyrimidine photo-lyase, with translation MQKALVWLRRDLRLYDNAALHHALKNNAQVWLAFIFDTDILDPLKSEDLDASGLKHDRRVDFIWQGLKQIDEQLRNQGGGLIVQFGKPTTCIPKITETLGVNAVYTNHDYEPSAIARDASVARLLEKLGIELETFKDQVIFEKKEIITNSNTVFSIFTPYKNNWLKTLQDKDIAAYDCTPKKGQFVAIPKTLETSFPSLEFMGFSPTGIETYLPPGSEGGQSFLEDFLHRIDQYQIGRDFPAIKGVSYLSTHLRFGMLSIRGLVREAHRRMLAGSMGATIWLSELIWRDFYFMILANHPRLAEGAAFKPDYDNIEWESGATAKKLFKAWCDGKTGYPLVDAAMCQLNQSGYMHNRLRMVVASFLTKDLGIDWRWGEMYFAKHLNDFELSSNNGGWQWASSSGCDAQPYFRIFNPITQSQKFDPEGKFIRRYLPQLDKLSKKSIHAPWEAGHIELEAAGILLGRDYPLPVVNHDEARKKTLVRYSVIKKVTSEDSAT